A portion of the Acidobacteriaceae bacterium genome contains these proteins:
- a CDS encoding energy transducer TonB — protein sequence MRNELRIAGLWAAILLTVSASGQTAPNTPASAVPILQGAALPMYPPIAKATHVTGKVAVRVTVKDGLIVQTEVLSKPAVASGGRLLESPTLENLKTWHFAADVTGAFTVTYTYEISGTETEEPTNAKVEMLPSLDVKVTARPVKPTVMYQKQSSPATDTSPHESGHAQGTPTP from the coding sequence ATGCGCAATGAACTCCGTATCGCCGGTCTCTGGGCTGCGATCTTGCTGACGGTCTCCGCTTCCGGGCAGACTGCTCCGAACACGCCAGCATCGGCGGTGCCGATCCTTCAGGGAGCGGCGCTGCCGATGTACCCTCCCATCGCTAAAGCCACCCATGTAACCGGCAAGGTGGCCGTGCGGGTGACCGTCAAAGACGGGTTGATCGTTCAAACCGAGGTGCTCTCCAAACCCGCCGTAGCATCCGGGGGCAGGTTGCTAGAGTCGCCGACGCTGGAGAACCTGAAGACGTGGCACTTCGCCGCCGACGTGACCGGCGCGTTCACGGTGACCTACACGTATGAAATCTCCGGCACGGAGACCGAAGAGCCGACGAATGCCAAAGTCGAAATGCTCCCCTCTCTGGATGTGAAGGTCACGGCGCGACCTGTGAAGCCGACCGTCATGTACCAGAAGCAAAGCAGTCCAGCCACCGATACTTCTCCTCACGAGAGCGGTCATGCTCAGGGCACGCCAACTCCCTAG